GCATTCCCTTCCTCATTTCTATGCCCCCAGAACCAGCTTCCAGAAAAATTCCCCCTACCAATTCCCCCGTTTCAGTCTTCAAAGATtctcagcagcagcagcagcaacaccAACAACAACACCTCAACCTCTCCGTTCTTCCGCTTCACATTGGGTCtccctctcctctctctctccaagagaataaaataactaaCTTACTTACCCACCTGTAGGTAAATGcatggttaaaataaaatcaattttaatcagTTTGTTATGACACTTAGAGGAATCAATTTTAGTTATCCACCATAATACCTAATTTTTCTTatccatatatataatattatactttGTGTGAATTGGTGATTTTGGCTTTGCCACAGGGATACTTGGGTTGGATGAATCTTACTTGCCCAGATGGATTGGTTATGGCTTTGGTTCACTTCTGCTCTTGAATCACTTTCTTGGGTCTGATTCAGCCACTGTTACACCGGCTCAACTTGTAAATTTGAAACTTAActgcatttttgttttataagtatttttcattttttgtttggttgagtttgtttcaatttttgtgTAGAGTACAAAGGTTTTGGGTCTGTCTTTGGTTTCGTTCTCGATTGTGCTGCCTTACCTTGGTAAATTTCTCAAGGTAACTATCTTACTTTGTCCATGTAGAATTTAATTCAATGTTTCTACCctgaataaaatgaataatttcagTTAGACTTGGAGATATATATGAAGGGAAAAAAACTTAGATACAATTCTATTAAGTGTTATTTGTGTTGTTCTCTAATTGGAATTGAAATCTGTAATAAAAGTTTGCATTTAAGGATTATGAAGATTACGAAAGTTAAACTTCGATTCTGATTAGAGATCAATCCAAGCAACTTCTAAGAAACTGTGTTCAAGTTTTCTCCTATATTGAGCTCCATAAATTCAACAGCCTTACAGTTTCAAGAAGActactccttttcttttttccttttttaatatgtataacAATTAAGtaactttacttttttttcaaggttttaaattgtggttggGTTTGCAGTTTTGTCATAATCCTTGATATTGCTGAAAATATTGCAGACCAATGCGGCCAATGTATGTAGCTGCAATTGTGGTTGTAGAGGTGTGAAAAACCTTGATTTTGTTGCCGCTATTTAGTTGTGGGcagttttttaaaatcttgcttttgtatgtaaataaatataaatatatatgttgagcttaaatatgaattttttcatGTATGATATTGATTCTCATTCAAGTCTAGGAAATTGTTAGGGTGCTCAACCAATGGATGAAAAGACTATACCGGATGATACGGAACAAATATTTGTCATGTCAACAGATATAGTGGATTGTCTGAAGGAGGACCTGGCTTGGGCATCATATGTTCTGTTGCGTAATACAAATGTCATAGCTATGGTAAATCTCATGgattatcaatttatcatgattaatttaaagaaaCTCATGGTAGGTTGATTGTTGTTGGGGTTCTTCATTTGTAGGTTACCTGCAAGTACCACTATAAGCTCTAATTGAGGCTTGTGAGATACCCTAACATTGAAACACCGCAATCTTCCCTACCCCTAAAATTTTATTGggaataaaaaaccaaaaacatatgGTAGGTTTGccccaaaatgaagaaaaggaaaaagccaaaagGGACAATGATATGGAAGGTTGTGATCATACAATAGTATTTGTTGTGTTGACTtgaattatatgtttttaaGGTGAAAGTTTGAAATTACTAGTTCAAAAGGTAAAACTGTCAAGTAACCAATGTGTAAATTGCACATCATTTCTACTAGACTTAAAAATGAATAGTTTTCTCTATAGTATATACCAATCAATACTCAACAGAAACTTTGAACAAGAATTTAACAGCATACCTGCAAACATCTCACATATCTTTTAGAAAAGCCTAAGTCATTCAGTGATTGCAACTCCAAAATCTTTGCAAGCTGGCGCCCTGCTGTCAATACCCTGGTGCAAAATAAACATCTCATATATCTTGAACTACGCTCATCCCACCaaacaaatcaataaatatatgtaacataattattatacttCTCTTATTAATTGAACAAGTAAATGTAACACAGACTGTTTTAACCATATAATATTTTACCAAACAACTTATAAAAGGCCCAACTAGAGAGTATGGTTAACAAAAGGGAAGCATCATCTCAAAAAATCTACTCTATATTTAAGATGACTTGAGACGCTCATAGTCTTGAATAACCTCCTTGTCAAAATTTGTCTGCATAACTTAAAACATCTCtattaaagaaagaagaaaaaaatctacAGTTTATAAGCATATATGCCAACAGAGGAAAATCTTATACTACAATAAGATCTCtctgtttctattttttggttATTGACTTACAATAAGGTTCTAAGTTTGGACTACCATATTGTGTTTAGCAaagctaataataaaaatgctcAATAACTTTTGATTGAAGTAGTTTTTTGTGTTAAAAGCAATAACAACACAAAACATGCTCAAGCCCAAATGACAATATCACCTTATCACTAACAGCTTTTGCAACCTCCCtccaatgaaagaaaaagaaaacatacacAGAATCCAATAAATATGAAGAAATATAATTTGCATCATATCCTTCTGGAGTTGTTTCTCCATCTATCTAGCCAAAATACAGTGTGCATCATTCCAAGATAACAACATCATGTAAGGTGTGCAGTAAGGATAAATATATCAGCTAAGGAggatttactaaatacaccaaTCGTTAAGGAACAACAATGCATTAACTTACATGTTGCTGTTTGTTTGCAAATCTTGCTGAGAAACCCAATCCGCCCCACTTTCAGCAATTGTACTCTGACATTTTTGAGCTACCTGAATTAATTGGTTGACCTGAAAATTTGTGAATCATATGAATTAGCTTCCAAATCAATACTTCTATATTGCCATACCAATCAACCTTACTTCAGAGAGGTAAGCGTTTTTCATGCTTTGCCTCTGACGCATTCAAACCCCCCTAGTGCCTGATTGGTACTATTCACCTTCAATTTCCTTGATATACAGTTCTatactttataaaataagaaaggaagtTTCACTAGTGCCTACAAATTTCTGTACCCAAATGTCCATATTACTACTGTTTCCTTCACCAATTTTCATTTGTGCATACAGTAACGAGAAATATGATAGAAGAATACAAGGAGTTAATTATACAATCATGTACAGATGCAAAAAAAATTCTACAGAAATATTTGGAACATGCAAAGTAGACCACTCCAGGGTAATCCCAACTTCGATTAAAACCAGGCAATAAATGAAGATCTACTTCACAGAAATATTCTACTAAATAGCACCATCATCTATTCAAAACAAAGAGTGGCTGCAAAAGTGAAAAGCATTCTAAAGAATGCAGAATCGTACCTGTGGTGCAACCAACCTTCGAGGAAGAAGTTCTTCATGGCGTCTTGCACAGAACTCCCATGATAAGATATGtgcataataacaagaattttaGGAAgtgaatataaaaaacattcaaatagACAATATATTTAACTATAATAACAATTTTGTAACCTTCAAGTCTTGAGTGAATATGATGCGAAGTTGACCTTCACGAACAACACGAAGTGGCTCATATACACTCTCTTGAACTGCTTTTGCATATTCCAACATCATCGCACCAGAAGGAAATCTTGTTTCACGTGGCAAGTCCAGAAACAAAAGTTCATCAATTACTCCACTGCCAAGTTTTATTTCATTAAGCCTAGGTAACACTTCATAAGTTGCCTCTGTAAACAAAATGCAGAATGGACATAATATTAGATTACAAGATTTACATCggaaatttaaagaaataacaTGCTAATTATCTAGCTTACAGGTACATCCAATGCAAAAATTGTGCATCTTCCACTATAGCACGATAAAAAACACTCGGTTATTTGACTTGCTTATTATTGATCGCATTTAAGCTCAGTTTGTTGAATTTGCTCTGTCTAACTTTCAAGTTTAAAACTAAGTTACAATTAAGAATGTGGTCATTGGTCAGCACTGACTTCACTGGGTACTTATCAGCCAGAAagttaaacaaaatgaaatacatatTGGAATTTTacaatgaaactaaattcccaCAATAACATATTATAGAATAACAACACAATGGCCGCTTTGGTTTGGTTTGATAAAGcagtttctgttttcatttcttgatttcaaaatatttacaaatgtcatttttttcactctgtttcctatttttagaaatttgaaaaggaaatagtgaaaacaaaaaatcttcAATTTATAGTTTCTTACACAAATCTTTGAGAACAGGAAACAAAGTGACATTTCTGTAATTATTTATGAGAACagaaaatgaagataaaaaagGTTTTCTCAAACCATATAGGactcaatattttaatttccaataTACTTACCAAATCCCCTTCCAGATTTAGAACCACATAtgtcacactgccatgcatccTGAACAAAGAAATATCAATGTCAATGTATGTACTCATCAAAGATTCAATAGCACtaagagattaaaaaagaaaactggTGTAGacctaaaatataaaagaaaataaatgcaaTAATTTTAGACATAACTCTAGTATAGAGGAAATTTTAAGAGTTGTCAACAATTACATGATAAGctaataaaatcaattaacatTTTGAATGCATGATTGAATATTTGATTATTAGCAAAGATTAAGGCATCCTATTTATGAAGCAAGAAAAACAAGGATAAATGACAAATGCAAAAATTACCATAGCTGCTTGGGGGAAAACACCAAGTGCATGATGCCCAACATTGCTATATAATGACAAGCACCACCGTTTCTTTGCACGAGGAGAGTAATATTCAGCCACAAATTTTCTCCAATAGGCAATACTATTATCCTGAGGCAAACAAAACATTCAACAACAAAGTTGTAACTAATCTAGAACTTCAGAAATACCCAACACATAAACAAATGTGTTCAAATATAACTAAGTTCCTGAAACCAAAGCAGTAaccttgaaaaagaaaacaaaaataaacttatgATATAGTGAATCTCAAATAGATTTAACACTAAGCACATGTAGCAAATAAACAAAACTCACATTTGGCCTTTGCCTTTGATGATAGAGATACTGCATCAATCAACGGGCACATACCCCACTAACACCACTGTCATATGGACGCTTGCCAGCAGAAGAGGGCTGCATCACTTGTTGCTGTAATTGCTACCTCAAttgcatttgttgttgttgctgctgctactGTTGCTGCTGTTGCAAGTGCGCTCGCTGCAATTGTGGCATTGACTGAAAGATTTGTTGTTGTCTTAGTCTCTGTTGCTGCTGAAGAAAAGCCTGTAACTGTGGATTACGACCCTGGAATTGCATGGGATCTTGTCTCTGAAGAATCTGTTGTATAACCTGCTGCTGCATTATATCTTCCTGTTTGATATCCATTCTAGGTTTCTTTGACAGATGAGACATATTATTTGGATCTAGAATGAAAGATCTTGGGACTTGTGCACCCATTTGGAGTAGAGATGGTCCAGTTTGTGATGCAGGCAAAGATGTAGCACTTGAAGCACCCTGTAGCTGCTGCTGATTCTGCTGCAATTGTTGAACATTCTGATCTTGATGAGAGCTCTGCTGTACTACAGAGGAACCATCCATCACTGATGAGCCAGAAATACTAATATTATTCGATGTAAATGACATAGGTGAGGCAGGTAATCATAAGTAAGAGTCTGTGTTAACACTGGCGCTTCTCTGCAAATGGGGGCCACCAGAGAGAGCAGAATTTGCATCTGTGACTAAAGAACTGGCTCCAACACTTGGTGCTGAGTTTGCCACAGTGTTCAAAACTGCATTATTAATATCCCCAGAAACTGGACCGAGGTTTGAACAACCAGCTCCTGGAACCGTGCTAGACGAGTTAACAAAAGATGAGCTTAAGTGAGAGTTAACCTCCAAGCTTCAATCTATCGCACAACCTTCTACCAAATCCACAAACTCCTGTTCCATCAAATGCACCCAAAAATTGTTATTTCCTTCTCAACACTGGACAATTACTGATATGACTCTAACAATGATAACAACAaagaataaaacatatatacatattcaTCAGCACAAGGAAAACACCAgctaaaactaataaaaattaaattagcaaACAAACCCGTCTGCAAATTGACCAAGACCTCAATACCCTTATCCAGGAAGCAAAACCACAACCCAACAATTTCACACACCAAATCCTAATTCTAACAGTTTTTACCTGCTCTTAGAGAGAAATtcacttcaaagagaaaagtaaGGTAACAGCTAACACTGTAATAAAATGCATGCCAGTgac
The Glycine max cultivar Williams 82 unplaced genomic scaffold, Glycine_max_v4.0 scaffold_452, whole genome shotgun sequence genome window above contains:
- the LOC100783238 gene encoding protein COFACTOR ASSEMBLY OF COMPLEX C SUBUNIT B CCB2, chloroplastic-like; translated protein: MPPEPASRKIPPTNSPVSVFKDSQQQQQQHQQQHLNLSVLRFATGILGLDESYLPRWIGYGFGSLLLLNHFLGSDSATVTPAQLSTKVLGLSLVSFSIVLPYLGKFLKGAQPMDEKTIPDDTEQIFVMSTDIVDCLKEDLAWASYVLLRNTNVIAMVTCKYHYKL